In the genome of Excalfactoria chinensis isolate bCotChi1 chromosome 20, bCotChi1.hap2, whole genome shotgun sequence, the window AGGAGGGAGACCATTTCTATGCCCCACCATGCTACCTGATCTCTAGAAATGCCTCAGCCCTGGTGGTGGCACATAGCCCAGAAAACACTGGGTGAGGGCAGCAGCCATGGGGAGCATCAGCACAAAAAGCCATTTAAGCACATGAATAATGCTCTCGTGCTCAAttgcactgagctgtgcctggaggcactgcagcaagcagccaAGCCCTCACCCTGTGCTGCTACAGAACTGTGAGCCAGGGCAactgctgctgcactgggagAGGGCAACCTCTTGGCATCTGTCTGTGGGAATGAATGGGAAGTGCTGATAGTCTCACTTTGCAATCTTGCCTCTCATCTGCCTCAGGATTTTGGATCTACTATCCCCATTGAaaacacagcccagcccaagcaaTGGCATTTCTAGCACCTATGGGTAGGCTGGGCAGCCACAGGGCACATTACCTTGCTGGCATGTGGGTCCCATCCAGCCAGCAGCGCACAGACAGCGGCCAGTGATGTGGTCACACGTGGCGTTGTTGAAACAGCTGCACACCTGGCTGCAGCCCTCACCAAACCTGCCCTGTGGGCACACTGCAGGAGAGACACAACTGTTAGCAACAAATAGTGCCTTCTgtctgcaggcagggccagcaAGCAGCCTGACCATAATGACCATCCCCAGCAGGGTTCTTGCTGCTTTGGGCCGTGCATGTGTTGGTTTTATGGTGCTACACGGAGAACCCACAGCAGCATGTTACAAGTGGCTGCTACTGTGTGTGTTGCATGGGGTCAGATCCTGCCCTGGGGACACTCACCATGGGCACAGCGGGGCCCAGTCCAACCTGGGTGGCAGTGGCACTGCCCGGTGATGTGGTCACAGCGGGCTCCATTCTGGCAGTTGCAGGCATGCTGACACTCAATGCCATGAAATCCATCCGGGCAGGCTGTAGGGAACAAAGCAAACAGCCCACAGGGTCTGTGAGAAGAATGGACGGCTCCTAGGGGTGCGCAGTGGGTGAGCAGACACCCAAGGATCACTCCATGCCCTGGGGTACGCACAGTGCTCACAGAAGGTCCCcctccatcctgcagcacaCGTGCACGCCCCACTGACGTGGTCACATATGGCCCCGTGTTCACACTGGCAGCGGTGCCAGCAGCCCAACCCGAACCATCCTGCTGGGCACCCTGGGGAGAGAGCAAAGAGCGCTGAGAAGCCCttggaaggctgtgctgcagtgggagcTCACGTTGAGACATATGGGATCTGGAAGGATACGGCTGCCTCGTGTTTAAAACAAGGGTCTGCTGCTCGCAGATGTACCCACACACCCACCAGGACAGCATCACGGGGATGGAATTTCCACTGCCACAGCACAGACCCTTCCCATGGAGCTCTGGGAAACAAACCTGAGCCCAAACACATTGCAGCACACACTCACGCTCCTCGCAGTGGCTGCCCGTGTAGCCGGGATCGCAGGCGCATTGCCCCGTCACCGCATCACAGCTcccggagctgctgctgcactcgCAGATATTGGCACAGCCCGGACCCCAGCGCCCCATGGCACAGCCTGCAACAGAGGCACGGCACAGGGATGGCAAAGAAGCCAGCCCCAGCCTagcactgcacagctcagaGTCTCCTATGAACGACACACGCTGAGTAAAGGCACTGTACCTCTCTGGCAGTCGTGGCCTGTCCAGCCGGGTGCGCAGCTGCACGTCCCCGTCACAGGATGGCAATGGCCCTCattcccacagctgcagctctgctggcagtcCTGGCCGAACCAGCCGGGTGGGCACACTGCAATGCAAGGACATGAGCTGCAACTCTGCAGTGAGACCAAGGCACAGCACTCACCATTTATCATGACCACAACACTCACCATGACTCAGTGCTCACCAGTATGgacccagcatttcccacatCCCCCATTGCTCATCATGACCCCAACACTCACAATCATGAACCCAGAACTCATCACGACCCAACACTCATCACGACCCAATGCTCACCATCCTGGCAGCGGCTGCCAGTGAAGCCCGGTGTGCACACACATGCTCCCGTGGTGGGGTCACAGCTGCCATTGTTGGCACACTCAGGACACAGCTCCTGGCAGCCGAGGCCCCAGCGACCCTCTGGGCAGGCTACAGCAATCAGAGAGAATAAGGGCAGCTCAATGCCTCTGGTAAGATGCACAGGGCAGGGTGAGGGCTCAGCTTGGGACTGGAGCTGGGTTGCTTCCTCAGTGCCCTTGGATGGGGACAaggggctgcagagagctggcaACCAAAAGGGCAAGGTAGGACGTCTAATGTGGTAGTGGATTCCCTGTTCTAGTTCATATGCTTCTGTTTGGGAATACATGGCTAGCAGTAAGGACAACGTCACcatgtttgttttataaacatCCCTCGGTAAGTGCTAGCCTGCCAGGGCCCTTGTGTCAATTTGAGATTCACatctgctgctggggagcagcgcTCCTGGCAAAGCATCCTAACCTGacagcctgcaggagctgtgcaggggatGCAGACTGCTGAGCAGGgcagctgagatgctgcagggctggggacgGGGCCAGCTCGCTGTAGGTGGAACTGTTAGCAGCAGGATATCCACACACCATCAGCAGCTTCCGTAATACATGAGAAGTGCTCACCTTGGGCGCAGTCGTGCCCTGTCCATCCCGGTGCACACAGGCACTGCCCGCTGACCGCATTGCAGGGAGCCCCattgcaggagcagagctgcaggcagccagcccCGAACCGCCCCGCTGGGCACactgcaagcaaacagcagtgagagctgTGGGTTATAGAGCTGGACACAGACTGAGAGCCACTGAGCTCCTACAGACCAACCTGAGCCCCCAGACACACACCTTGCTCATGGTCTCTTTTTGTCCCTACAAGGCCCCAGCAGATACAAGAGCACCAGCACACACAATTAGCGCAGGAAAAAGCACCCTAGCTCGTAAATTTCCAGTGACACAGTGGAGTTTTTGTTATTCCTTCTCTGTGCTAATTGATGGCAGATGTTTGTCTACACCCTTTAATCATATCCAGGTCCCAACAACAGCCCAAAGCCTCCTATTTCTGTACAAATATTTGTGTTATTTCCTGTGACTCCCCCCCCCTGCACGCTCGAGCtcctttcttattccttttAACAAATATCCTCAGCTGAGCACCcgggagctgcagtgctgctgcagccctttggAATCAATGGATGCAATATGGGATGCAAGAACCTACCGCACTTTCACTCACAGCCTTGGGGGTTTCTTACAGGAAAAGTTAAGTTGGCCTGTTTGGCAACAAGAGGAAAGCGGGGAGGGTGAGCATGGAGCTCAGAGAGAGGAACTGCTCCGGGAGGCAGAACTTGAAGTTCTAATGGGCATGAAGGACCAAATCTGCCACGTGCAGAGCAAACAGAACTTCAGCAgggggaaaagaacagaagggGAAACACAGTGCCATTCTCCTAGGGACTGATGGTCTGGAAGTAAAAGGATAttaaagggaggaaaaaagatcCATATCTGTTGCCTTCATCTACAACAGCAGGGATGCCCAACGTGCAGGATGCAGTAAGAGCTTGTCCTCCTTATCTGAGTAAGGATCTCTATGCATGAGGATCCCGCCTCCTTCTCTAAGCTCCCAGCTCTAAGAGATCCCAGAGCTGGGTCACTGGAAGccattccaacccccccccacctcaCCTTGGTCGCAGTTCTCCCCATGGAAGCCCTGGGGACACTCCTTCCAGCACCGCCCAGTGATGTGGTCACATTGCGCATCCGGAGAGCAGCTGCACTTCTTCCTGCAGCCCTCCCCATAGCGGCCAGGCTCACACTCTGGGGGCAAAGATAACATGTTTAGTTCCTAATCTAGGCAAGCAAGAGGCACGGAGGCCTCAGGAGGACGGAGCAGAGGGATACCCAGCAGGACACTCACTGGTCTCGCAGTGCACACCGCGGTAGCCAGGCTTGCAGTGGCAGGAGCCATCCCGCTTGTCGCAGTGCTGAGTGTTTGGCTGCACACAGAGGCACTCCTCAGAGCATCCAGGGCCAAATGCCCACTTGGGACATGCTGCAGGGATAGGGATAGGGCTACAGTGACCCTTCCATTACAGCACCCAGCCTGAGGGCAGCAGGCACCCCATAACAGAGGCATACCCAAGTGGCAGTACCGCCCGTACAGGCCAGGATCGCACAGACACGCTCCATAGATCCGATGGCAGCGACCTCGGTTGGCACAgttgcattttttcctgcaCTGCTTTCCAAAGAATCCTCTCGGGCAGCCTGGTGAGAGGGATGGTGAAGCAATTTGGGTCTGTAATTGCACGTCTTGCAGGAAAAATGCATACCAAAATTGGAGTACATCACAAACAAACCTAGACACAGGGTGCAGTCAGGGTCAGACCAACAATAAGCTGGGGTCTCTAATAAGGGTAACAGGATTCCCTGTACCAGCTCAGAACTGAGTCCTCCACATGAGAAGCAAGAGGATGATGCACTGTGtcagcacaaagctgctgcacagccctccccaagggacagcagggcaggaaatgccacccagcacagcacagcttgctTTAACCTcatctctctgttttctctctgcaccCTTCAAACACCTCTTACCTACAGAAAGGAGAGCTCCAGCTATCTCCTACCTTACTTTATATTCTCCTCCTTCCATAATAGCTTCCATATGATCCCAACCCTCTGTCTGTAGCTGAATCCCTCATTGCCTCATTGCTTCCACGTCCCCCAGGTTTAAATTCTTTGGGAGCGAGGAACACCCTCAGACATGGGGGGCACCAACACCAGCAAACACGGCAGGCTCCAAAGAAGCACATGACGAACACTTGACAGAGATGCTCATTGCTTTGGCAAGGGAAAAACAGCAATGGaacacagctgcttctgcacaaGGGctctcaccatcctcacagtggATCCCAGACACACCAGGCGGGCAGTGGCAGGTGCCAGTGCTGGGCTCACAAGTAGCCCCATTCTGGcagaggcagagctggctgcagttcTTGCCAAAGGTTCCAGGCAGGCAGGCTGTGGGACAGAGGGCACAGCTTTAACAGCGTGCACATCTGTGGGTTTGACCTCTGGATAAGACGCAGTAGGGTCTATGCACAGCATCACTCACTCTGGTTGCACAGCAGCCCGCTCCAGCCAGCCGGGCACTCACAGCCTGTCCCCTCCACATTACATGTGGCCCCGTTCTGACAGTCCTCACACGTCAGGCTGCAGTCATGGCCAAAGGTGTTCTCCAGACAGACTGCAACGAGACAACATGGTGAGATGCcctccccagggctgcccccagCAACCCCAAcatcacagcctgcagctgctggtgccTCCACCAAGCACAAGCCCAGCACCCACAGTTCAAACTGGAGGTTTCAAAGCAAAAGGACCACAGCCACAAAACGCCCACCGAATGTTTCTGAAAGCGTGTGCTCTCCTCTTGcttccatctcttcctcctcctcttcgtAGTCATCACTGAAGAGCTGGGTGAGCTCATCCCGCAGGATGGCCACGTGGGGGATGGGGCGGATGATGGGGCGCCGGGCATCCAGGGCTTCCACTGAGTCCTCTACAGCTGGGGGAACAGCTACAGAGACCATAAAAGTCAGGGTAATAAAACGGCACTCTGATGCTCCTGATGGTGTAAGGTTGTTTCCATGGTCCTGCTGGATGGGGATGAGCACAGCGTGCTCAGCATGCAGCACTTACGGATGCAGCCCCTCCTGTCTCCATCCAGCTTGTACCCAGCGGGACAGCTGCACTGGAAGGACCCTGCCTGGTTCTGGCATGAGTGCTCACAGCCACCGTTGTTGGAAGAGCACTCATCCACATCTAGAACACAAAGGGGACAGCAAGCAGGTGGCAGCACCTCACTGGTTATACAAAGCAACCAGCTCTAAAAGCAGAAGGAGGTTGCCCAAGTGACGGAGAGcctctgctcattgcaggggagtagGACCAGATTgcttttaagggtcccttccaactccagtGATTGCATGGCTCTATAACTGGGAGTGACTGGAAGAAGTGCTGTCCCACAGGAGCAAGGACAAAGCACgcactgcactgcatgcaccCTGCTCACCATCACAGGCACAGCCATCAGCACGTAGCCGGTACCCAGCATGGCAGGCACACTCGTAGCCCCCAGGGTAGTTGTAAcagtcctgctggcagcagtgagaGCCATCCTCACATTCGTTGATGtctaaataaaagcagagggTGCTGGGTGTCAATACGCAGCACCCACAGCGGTAACAGCAGTTGCTCCATGATAGCCTCATGGTATATGTGCACACAGGAGCTGACACATGGGGGTCCTTGTGGCTTGGGATAGACTTGTGAAGACAAGGAACAAGTCTGGCCTTACCAATGCATGTCCTCTGGTCATCCTGCAGCTGGTAGCCCGAGTTACAGGTGCAGATGGGGCCGGCGCTGCTGTGGTGGCACAGATGGGAGCAGCCACCATTGCCACTCTCACAGCTGTTCACAATCTCCATTTCTATCCCTGCAGAAGGAATGCCGTCAGCATCCAGTGCCACGGGCACCCAATCCTTGTGTGTGCTTTTGGTACACGGCCCcgctgagcagagcagtgctgtgctgcagggaagggatgggaaTAGATGCTGGGCTGGAAAGGGATGCACAAAAATAACTCTGTGGAGCCCCTCGGGGACAGGCTCATGGTCAAACTGAGATGAACCAgactgcagacagagctgctccCATTCCTGACGagctgcaggatgtgctgcCAACCAAAGTTGGCTCAGCTTTCCCAGCGCGGAGCTGTTTGGATGCCAGCTGGGaatgggagcagctgagcactgcGAATATCCAGATGCCTGCAGCTAGGAAAGGCAGTGAGTGACATGTCCGAATGGAAGAGGCAAGCATCAATAGCAGCCATGTGTCTTCATAGCTTGGCAAAGCTCTTGTAAACTCCAGCCTAGCTAATGAAGCTTCTTTAGGCTAAAAGTACCATGGGGCTCTGAGTCACTCTTGAACCTCAGGAAAATAGCTGCCACCTACAAGAACATTCTTGAGGTTTTGGTGCATCCAGGCccaagaaagatgaaagaagagGAGCTTGGTTGTGCCACGGCGGAAAGTGAACTTCCAGATCTCAAAAACATGAATGTCTTCCCTGCTAAATGCAGTCAGCCAGGgcacagcaaaggaagaaacGTGCTAAAAGCACGTGCTCATCCAAGAGCACCCAACAGGCAAAGGTGGATGCTACCGAAACTGAGCTGTGGGATTCTGTTCAGCAGAACATGCACTGTGGGATCAGCCATGCCCTTAAGAAGTGCCCAGCAGTGCTTTGGCTTCTAAATAGCACGCAGCTCTTTGCATTGCCCTGAACTGCTTTGCTTCAGGCTGTCTCTGCTGATGTGCTTTGGCTGAACAGATGGCAATCTGGCTCACTCTTGCACTGaattgtgtttatttctcttcctgatGGGAGCAGATGCAATCACATCATTAGCTCAATTCCTCCTTCACTTACACATCTACAGCTGACCAAACTCATCCAATGCAGTCCCCGGGAGCGGGACTTGGTCCATTTGGAGCCAAACAGCTTCAAGTAAACCATCTAAACTGGTGCAGTGGTAACTTTAGAGATGAGTTCTGTTGGTGGGAGAAGCCAACAGCTCTGTCACGGCCCATGGAGCTCTGTGACTCAGTCTGCGCTCAGCAGGCAGTACCAAGAGCTCTCCATCAGCAggacccccccacacacactcctttttcccccttctgaCCCACAGATCTCCATCCCACTGCAGTACTCACGGTAGCACTGCCTGctgtctgctcccagctcaTAGCCCGGGTTGCAGGCACACCTGAAGGAGCCGTGGGTGTTCAGGCAGCGATGTGCACACATGGCCAGGCCAGTCAAGCACTCATCCACATCTACGAATGGGAAAAcccaggaagagcagcagccttGAGACAGTGTTGAAGTGTCCCCAAAGCAGTGGCGATGCTGCTTGGCCCCGCAGTTGCTCACCTTGGCAGGCTCTGCCATCAGGTCCCAGCTGGTATCCAGGACGGCACTCGCAGCGCGCTGCTCCCCGGACATCACGgcagagctgcatgcagccccCATTCCTCTCAGCACAAGGGCTCCACGCTGGGGCCGAGAGAAGCAGCAATgacccacagagccccacaggcagggctgccatcccTCCCAACACTGCCCAGCACTCACGGGCGCAGCGTCGACCATCCTCCCGCAGCCGGTACTGCCGACGGCAGCGGCACTGGTGCTGGTTGGCTGTCAGCTGCACGCAGTCGTGCTCACAGCCACCGTTGTTCACTGCACACGAGTTCAGTGCTGGGGTGGGGGATAGGAAAGCATAAGAAACATCATCCACAAGCAGCATCTGAGGCTTTGAAGTCATAAAGCTGTTTAAGTTTGCAAGGTGGGCTAACTGCAAATTGTTGCTACGGCAGCGCCGTAATCTCAGCTTTGCTCAGACGGTGCCataagtgctgcagctcagagtGCAGCACCAGTATCTATATAGGAGGAGGTGACCCTGCAGGAACTGCACTGCaccctcccagctctgctctgtctctTGCCATTCACACACTGTGAGTGGGACAGCCACCTGGTTTCTGTTACCAAGGGGGTTCCTGCACTTCTGACCCATTCTTTGTCGTGCAGGAAAATCCCAAGTCCTGACTCTGAGAAATCCTATAAGGAAGCTGAGGGTCCCACAGCAAAGTCATGTCCCTGCAGAGGAACACTGAGGGCACTGATGGctcctgtgccactgcagcctGTGTCTGATGTAAAGATCAGCTCCATTAATGCAAGCAAGCATTTGGGAAATAAATACAACTTAATGGGGTCCAAATGCTGCCATACAcagtgcagggctggagggAGAATTATCAGTCTGTGTTACTTCGCTGATGTTGTTCCCTTTCATCCATTAGGATGGAGACAGCAGAAGTACCTGAGGTGACTGcagagctatggggcagagaTGGCTGGTCATCAAACACTTCTGCTATCTTTAAGTGTTTAATAAtgtacattttaaagcattcatAAATAACCGAGCTGTGCTTggagtgccttttttttttttttaagcaaataaaagcagtaaaacaaTGCAGAAGCTTGCCAAAATATTCCTCCCTATGGGAAAAATGCTTGGCCAATCTATAACCAGCCAACACATCCTACATCTAAAATTACCTCCCAGGATGCAATGATCCCATGAATTTGCAGTCTGAATAAGTGCCCTCTTTGCATGCTTGTGGAAATAGAGTTTTTAGAGTGGAAAAAACCCAAAGTTCAGATTCTTCTCCATGATGCGACTTCAGCAGAGGATGCTGGTGGAGACACTGTAAGGTTGGACGCTGCAGGCTGTCCATTAGGATAACTTAGACACCAGGACACCACCATTTTCTTTAGGTTGCCTTTAGCAATGTGTTCTTATTGCCCAATGGGAGCCTCGTGCTCCTGGCTTGCAGACAGGCACTGTGGGcaatggggagcagcagcacagccctgccagcacACCCTGCTGTACGTGGCACACAGGGACAAGCAAAAAGCAGTGAAGTGCATGGACCAGGGCTTTGGTTTTGCTACAAGAGGAACAAATCCCATTTCAGAGCAGGAACACCGAGGCACAACAAATGAAACACACTCCCAGCACTTCGGGTGCTGTTCCATGTGCTCGGGGGTCTCCCAGCCAGCTCCTGGCACGGCgcagcctgcagcccttgtTCTAATTActgctcctttgctttctttgtttacAGAAcctctctgaaaatatttccattcccAGATGCTTTTCCTAGCTCAGCTTTTCTGCGACGCTGCTGCCAAACCCGGTGTCATCCTGTGCATCATGCAGCCTTCGCTAATTAGAGCTCAGACAGACTTTGTGCAGATGAGGTTTCCATCGTCTGAGAGCAGAACACCACGGCTGGCCCTGCAGGACTTGCACCCAGGACACTGTGTGGCACGAgggtgcacacacagcaggatgGATGCACCCAGTGCTCTGCTGTGGGATCCCCACGTTCCCATCCAACGCCACCTTCCCATCCCAGTGTGGTCCCATCATGTAGACCAAGCCCACATACCCCCTTATGGCACGACGTAAATCCCTGCTAAATTCGAGACTCCTTCATTTGAATGCTCTTAATATTAAGAGCTCCGCCACGTAATCCCAACCCCATTTATTCCAACCTCAGACAATTTCCAGAGCCAAGCCGTGTTAATGCAGACCATCTCACCCCTCTGCCGGCCAACACAAGCAGCAGGCTCAGATTAAACTCTTTGCTTTGGCCCCTGAGTCCCTCCCCCACCCTGGATCCACAGAGAAGGCCCAAAGATGTCAGCTCTCTGCCTCCTGCCATGTGGTTCTGATAAAGAGGGGTGATCTCAGGACGTCCAATGGCTCTTTTTGCCCTATTTCACTTTCAGCAGAAATGCCGGCTCtgtttccctcccttctcttctgTACTCAAAGCATCAGAGATAACAGAACAATAAAGGCACTGCAGGACCTCGCGCTGCAGAGCAC includes:
- the MEGF6 gene encoding multiple epidermal growth factor-like domains protein 6, with translation MEAPMLALVLALWISSLAAGTELQPRMTAYHAGYRQLYRTVHRCCTGWAQRPWNPACLHYVDECQVHNGGCQHRCVNTFGSYYCECKPGFRLHADSRTCIALNSCAVNNGGCEHDCVQLTANQHQCRCRRQYRLREDGRRCAPWSPCAERNGGCMQLCRDVRGAARCECRPGYQLGPDGRACQDVDECLTGLAMCAHRCLNTHGSFRCACNPGYELGADSRQCYRIEMEIVNSCESGNGGCSHLCHHSSAGPICTCNSGYQLQDDQRTCIDINECEDGSHCCQQDCYNYPGGYECACHAGYRLRADGCACDDVDECSSNNGGCEHSCQNQAGSFQCSCPAGYKLDGDRRGCIPVPPAVEDSVEALDARRPIIRPIPHVAILRDELTQLFSDDYEEEEEEMEARGEHTLSETFVCLENTFGHDCSLTCEDCQNGATCNVEGTGCECPAGWSGLLCNQTCLPGTFGKNCSQLCLCQNGATCEPSTGTCHCPPGVSGIHCEDGCPRGFFGKQCRKKCNCANRGRCHRIYGACLCDPGLYGRYCHLACPKWAFGPGCSEECLCVQPNTQHCDKRDGSCHCKPGYRGVHCETKCEPGRYGEGCRKKCSCSPDAQCDHITGRCWKECPQGFHGENCDQVCPAGRFGAGCLQLCSCNGAPCNAVSGQCLCAPGWTGHDCAQACPEGRWGLGCQELCPECANNGSCDPTTGACVCTPGFTGSRCQDVCPPGWFGQDCQQSCSCGNEGHCHPVTGTCSCAPGWTGHDCQRGCAMGRWGPGCANICECSSSSGSCDAVTGQCACDPGYTGSHCEERCPAGWFGLGCWHRCQCEHGAICDHVSGACTCAAGWRGTFCEHSCPDGFHGIECQHACNCQNGARCDHITGQCHCHPGWTGPRCAHVCPQGRFGEGCSQVCSCFNNATCDHITGRCLCAAGWMGPTCQQACPEGFYGTGCHQHCLCHNGGTCDPATGHCTCPMGWTGLACELACTEGHEDGCGQRCACLNGGVCDPQGQCHCPPGWSGSTCESPCPEGHFGASCQERCDCGDKGLCHPITGTCQCPPGWRGQRCEEACLPGLYGKSCAERCACPLGAPCDHITGRCSCPPGFTGAACETPCPPGTFGERCAQRCRCAGPSQDCHPITGVCVCAPGHHGPDCELECPEGWYGPGCERPCECKNGARCERTTGMCHCPAGYIGADCSIVCPTGRYGTDCAQLCACWEGATCHHVTGDCLCPPGRVGPTCEQGCQPQRYGVGCQQHCSCQNGGLCNATDGSCTCGLGWTGKSCESECPPGSFGAGCQLRCACRHNATCDRITGACRCPPGRYGALCEHGCPPGFHGTDCQQHCDCAHGAACDPATGRCHCPIGLRGPRCQEGCEEGMYGQGCLQRCDCVGNVLCDPIMGHCLCPPGTTGPRCDSECPVNRYGPNCALTCTCASSTQCSARTGRCHCHHGSMGSSCREAVPARVPTRSPELQGMEHNVLPQPQGPAQVHDPAGGLAPKALE